A section of the Citrus sinensis cultivar Valencia sweet orange chromosome 8, DVS_A1.0, whole genome shotgun sequence genome encodes:
- the LOC127899105 gene encoding uncharacterized protein LOC127899105 encodes MKKEETWSAGLSPAMAPGNFPKQPEDEIVFMGDKRYGLHGEILMLVLVLAFSVFLVLLVALPCIKRSTSRNSESGSSSGVSAPSSIPLQQKRKFSFAFPWLRTPDACCCKRVSATD; translated from the coding sequence ATGAAGAAAGAAGAGACGTGGTCAGCTGGATTGTCACCAGCAATGGCTCCAGGGAATTTTCCAAAGCAGCCAGAAGATGAGATTGTGTTCATGGGAGATAAGCGTTATGGCTTGCATGGTGAAATTTTGATGCTTGTTCTGGTTCTTGCTTTTTCTGTTTTCCTTGTTTTGCTTGTTGCTCTCCCTTGTATTAAACGCAGTACTAGCAGAAATTCTGAGTCGGGCTCCAGCTCGGGGGTTTCGGCACCTTCTTCTATTCCGCTTCAGCAGAAGaggaaattttcttttgctttccCATGGCTGAGGACACCTGATGCCTGCTGCTGCAAGAGAGTGTCAGCTACAGACTAG